A region from the Acyrthosiphon pisum isolate AL4f chromosome A1, pea_aphid_22Mar2018_4r6ur, whole genome shotgun sequence genome encodes:
- the LOC100569793 gene encoding sodium-independent sulfate anion transporter — MDNPRYEHDNAGLHQNSTVINGNLQLNYDTVNNDVILAVDNVESSKLDSNQKTTFTQHTKGTCLKNLTTFTKRKLFILQWIPSYSGDDFLGDLLAGITIGLTVIPQSMALAGIVGVPAQYGLYSSFVGTFIYLLFGTSKVVPMGPTAIVGLLINNTIGTRGSAYATLLCFLTGIIQTLMSFAGLGIIINFISVPVSSGFTSASAILIITSQVKDLIGVKGGGGNLLKMVRTVLEHISNIRMGDTVMGFGCIAAVMLLKVYDIICIYMW, encoded by the exons ATGGACAACCCGAGGTATGAACACGACAATGCAGGCTTACATCAAAACTCAACTGTTATCAATGGCAATCTACAGTTAAATTATGATACAGTAAACAATGATGTTATCT tGGCAGTGGACAACGTGGAATCGTCAAAACTTGATTCTAACCAGAAGACAACATTTACCCAACACACTAAAGGCACTTGTCTAAAAAATCTAACCACTTTTACCAAaagaaaactatttatattacaatggaTTCCTTCTTATTCGGGTGATGACTTTCTTGGCGATCTCTTGGCTGGCATAACGATCGGCTTAACTGTAATACCTCAATCAATGGCATTGGCGGGCATAGTCGGAGTACCAGCTCAA tatGGTCTTTATAGTTCCTTTGTAGGAACATTCATTTACTTACTATTTGGCACAAGCAAAGTAGTCCCTATGGGACCCACCGCTATCGTAGGTCTGTTGATAAACAACACGATCGGGACCCGGGGATCAGCTTACGCGACGTTGTTGTGCTTCCTGACCGGCATCATCCAGACGCTGATGAGCTTCGCAGGCTTGGGGATTATCATCAACTTCATATCCGTACCGGTGTCCTCGGGGTTCACGTCAGCCTCAGCCATTCTTATCATTACTTCCCAGGTGAAAGACCTTATCGGCGTCAAGGGTGGTGGCGGAAACCTGTTGAAGATGGTCCGAACCGTATTGGAGCACATCAGTAATATACGCATGGGAGACACGGTCATGGGCTTCGGGTGCATAGCGGCAGTGATGCTCTTAAaggtatacgatattatatgcatatatatgtgGTAA
- the LOC100161621 gene encoding sodium-independent sulfate anion transporter, with amino-acid sequence MGPTAIVALMTYNTINGRGPVYGTLLCFLTGVIQLIMGMVGLGFLIDFISGPVNAGFTSAVAILIVVSQLKDIFGIRAVGSTLLDMVISLSKDIGNFRVGDMVLGSVCIVVILLLRMLALIHMGPENDCERNKVQRIINRTMWLVGTLRNSIVIIVTTFIGFLYVNSSGHDVTSNEMPPIPFKVVGKIPAGLPDFDFPKFSVMRDNGTTVGFFEMVSDMGSGVIVLPIIALIENLSICKTFSFGKPVDATQELLAIGLCNIGNSFFHAIPGTGSFSRSAVNAASGVRTPMGGLYSGILVIVALLFCTPYFYYIPKSALAAIIIAAVIFMVEIRVVKPIYRSKRTFFACLLLHMEIGILIGVGLNLISILYHAARPKLSIRVNTTRNGINYLMMTPDRCLIFPSVDYVRNIIIKHSLKQNLPVVIDCSHIYGADFTAAKVIELLTIDFSRRGQLLFFYNLKPSLVTVFEGVRPKDFNIRLFYESQDIDQLLNKHMIVNSTPDD; translated from the exons ATGGGTCCGACGGCCATCGTGGCACTAATGACGTACAACACGATCAACGGACGCGGGCCAGTGTACGGAACGTTGCTGTGTTTCTTGACGGGAGTCATCCAACTGATCATGGGAATGGTGGGATTAG GTTTTTTGATCGATTTCATCTCTGGGCCGGTGAACGCGGGATTCACGTCGGCCGTCGCCATACTCATCGTCGTCTCCCAACTGAAAGACATATTCGGCATACGCGCCGTGGGGTCGACACTGCTTGACATGGTTATATCCCTGTCCAAAGACATCGGTAATTTTCGAGTGGGCGACATGGTACTAGGATCGGTGTGTATCGTTGTGATTCTGTTGTTAAGA ATGTTAGCTCTGATCCACATGGGCCCTGAAAACGATTGCGAACGGAATAAAGTTCAACGAATCATCAACCGAACCATGTGGTTGGTCGGCACTCTTAGAAACTCGATCGTCATAATCGTCACCACGTTCATTGGATTCCTTTACGTGAATTCGTCGGGCCACGACGTGACATCTAATGAAATGCCACCGATACCATTTAAGGTGGTAG GTAAAATCCCGGCGGGTTTGCCGGATTTCGATTTCCCGAAGTTCAGCGTCATGAGAGACAACGGGACCACAGTTGGATTCTTTGAAATGGTCTCGGACATGGGTTCTGGCGTTATAGTCTTACCGATAATAGCGTTGATCGAAAACCTTTCAATATGCAAAACATTTT CTTTCGGAAAACCCGTTGATGCTACACAAGAGTTATTGGCAATTGGATTGTGCAATATCGGCAATTCATTTTTTCACGCGATCCCAGGTACAGGTTCTTTCTCTAGAAGTGCCGTGAATGCTGCCAGTGGCGTACGAACACCAATGGGAGGTTTATATTCTG gaattttgGTCATCGTTGCTTTATTGTTCTGTACAccttatttttactatataccGAAATCGGCTCTTGCGGCGATTATTATTGCTGCAGTCATATTCATGGTGGAAATTCGTGTTGTTAAACCAATTTATCGatcaaaaa GAACGTTTTTCGCCTGCCTGTTACTACACATGGAAATAGGGATTCTAATTGGCGTCGGCCTGAATTTGATATCGATTTTATACCACGCGGCGAGACCTAAACTTTCAATTAGAGTAAACACG actagGAACGGTATCAATTATCTGATGATGACACCAGACAGATGCTTGATATTTCCATCAGTTGATTATGTgagaaatattatcattaagcACAGCTTAAAACAGAATTTACCGGTTGTCATTGATTGTTCGCATATTTACGGAGCAGATTTTACTGCCGCCAAG GTCATAGAATTGTTAACCATAGACTTTTCACGGAGAGGacagttgttatttttttacaacctGAAACCAAGCTTGGTCACTGTTTTTGAAGGAGTTCGTCCAAAAGACTTCAACATACGATTATTCTACGAGAGTCAAGATATCGATCAACTGTTGAACAAACACATGATAGTAAACAGCACTCCAGATGATTGA
- the LOC107882777 gene encoding uncharacterized protein LOC107882777, with amino-acid sequence MSIFNWINKIFNIDTKPNSDLPSQFQLPIESAENINAEIHNLEFDDFSDSFNRRNQFENDRNMFNLEDIFRLMELEFQNVQNHIKGSDISTIPISQSTNKEDLTGIPKKNFIAQSTFLNPSPASRPLNKPSMNITIKNSGSQYFEKYGWSSSRSSYVSKNWNGRIIEKETCTNQLKDGITETVITMKDGNKKCVETITENSKTGEKIENLQLSNLDQNEMNELKNQFSKF; translated from the exons ATGAGTATTTTCAAttggattaataaaatatttaacattgatACAAAACCCAA ttcagaTCTTCCTTCACAATTTCAACTACCTATCGAAAGTGCTGAAAATATTAATGCCGAAATACATAATTTAGAATTTGATGATTTTTCTg aTTCATTCAATAGAAGAAACCAATTTGAAAATGATAGGAATATGTTTAATCTTGAAGATATCTTTAGACTGATGGaattagaatttcaaaatgtacaaaatcaTATTAAAGGTTCAGATATTTCTACAA ttcCAATTAGTCAATCAACAAACAAAGAAGACTTAACtggtataccaaaaaaaaattttatagcaCAAAGTACCTTTCTTAATCCTAG TCCAGCTTCAAGACCTTTGAACAAACCATCAATGAACATAACAATAAAGAATTCAGGatcacaatattttgaaaag TACGGCTGGTCGTCTTCGAGGTCGTCTTATGTATCTAAAAACTGGAATGGCAgaataattgaaaaagaaaCATGCACCAATCAATTAAAAGATGGAATTACTGAAACAGTTATTACTATGAAAGATGGAAACAAAAAATGCGTAGAAACAATAacagaaaattcaaaaactggagaaaaaattgaaaatttacaattatcCAACTTGGACCAAA atgaaatgaatgaattgaaaaaccaattttcaaaattctaa
- the LOC107882774 gene encoding uncharacterized protein LOC107882774, which translates to MPPSPCSSQNNRLPDITESAGDTLVYDREIFNIGSSDFILIDEVSENEEKNLKTYCKQIADKTKSAFKRKNIPKRLPFLQWWPTYAMGDCIGDLLAGFTVGLTLIPQSMSFAALAGLPPQYGLYGSFVGSLMYVFLGTCKEVPMGPTAHRGTNDVQHDQRTRASVRNVAVFLDGSHPTDHGNGGIRFFDRFHLWAGERGIHVGRRHTHRRLPTERHIRHTRRGVDTA; encoded by the exons ATGCCCCCCAGTCCTTGTAGTTCGCAAAACAATCGGCTGCCGGATATAACTGAGAGTGCAGGGGACACGCTGGTTTACGATCGCGAGATATTCAATATTGGAAGTTCTGACTTCATcc tgaTAGACGAGGTGAGCGAAAACGaggagaaaaatttaaaaacttattgcaAACAAATAGCCGACAAGACTAAATCGGCGTTCAAGCGCAAAAACATACCCAAACGGTTGCCGTTTCTGCAATGGTGGCCGACTTACGCGATGGGAGACTGTATCGGAGATCTTCTAGCTGGCTTTACGGTCGGTCTAACGCTCATACCACAATCCATGTCATTCGCAGCTTTGGCCGGTCTACCACCTCAA TATGGTTTATATGGTTCGTTCGTCGGCAGTTTGATGTACGTCTTCCTCGGGACTTGCAAGGAAGTACCCATGGGTCCGACGGCCCATCGTGGCACTAATGACGTACAACACGATCAACGGACGCGGGCCAGTGTACGGAACGTTGCTGTGTTTCTTGACGGGAGTCATCCAACTGATCATGGGAATGGTGGGATTAG GTTTTTTGATCGATTTCATCTCTGGGCCGGTGAACGCGGGATTCACGTCGGCCGTCGCCATACTCATCGTCGTCTCCCAACTGAAAGACATATTCGGCATACGCGCCGTGGGGTCGACACTGCTTGA